The genomic window CCAACATTAACAGGTAAGGGTGCATTTAAGTCAGTTTATGACGTAATGAATAACTGGGGTGCAAATCATGGTGCTATCAGTTACGGACATATTGGTGCAGACTTAATCACATTGGCTTCAGTACTACGTATCCCTGTAAATATGCATAACGTTGATGAAGATAAAATCTTCAGACCTCGTTCATGGGCTTCATTAGGAACGGAGAACCTTGAAGCTGCTGATTTCAACGCATGTAAGACATTTGGTCCACTATACGACTAATTAAAGAATGGGATGTGTATCTAATGAAACATAATGTGATTGCAGTTGATTTGGGTGCAAGTTCAGGAAGGATTATTTCTTCAACACTGGAAGATGAAAAATTGGAACTTAAGGAACAATTCCGTTTTTCTAACCAGCCCATAAATATTACAAATTCACTTTATTGGGATTATTTGAAAATATTCCAAGAAATCAAATACGGATTAGCAATTGCTCAACGTGATTTGGAAAAAATCCAGAGCCTAAGTGTAGACACTTGGGGTGTTGATTATGGATTTGTAGGGCATGACGGGAATTTATTAGCTACTCCTCATAGCTATCGTGATACTCGCGTGAAAAAGTATGAAGATGATCTTCATGAAATATCAACTCCACGGGAAATGTTCAATGAAACTGGAGTTCAACCTAGTTTAATCAATTCAAATTATCAGTTATTTGCAGATATGAAACTTCATCCATATCTTCAAGATGAAATATCACATATTATGTTCATGCCAAACTTAGTTGAATATTTCTTCAGCGGAAAGGTCTCAAATGAATTTACGATTGCTTCAACAAGCGGTTTATTGGATGGAAAGAGTCGTGAACTCAGTACCGAGACATTAGATCAATTAGGTTTAAAGAAAGAATGGTTTGGTGATATTTCAAAAGGTGGAAAAGTGCTTGGCAATATTTTGCCAGCCATCGCCACTGAAATGCATCTTGATCCAGATATCCAAATCATTAACGGTATTGGACACGATACTGGTGCCGCAGTTTACTCACTACCAATGAAAAAAGATGAGGCTAAGAATTCAGCCTTCATTAGTTGTGGGACTTGGTCAATAGTTGGTCAACAGACTGATGAACCAGTGATAACATCAGATGCTTA from Companilactobacillus sp. includes these protein-coding regions:
- a CDS encoding rhamnulokinase; this encodes MKHNVIAVDLGASSGRIISSTLEDEKLELKEQFRFSNQPINITNSLYWDYLKIFQEIKYGLAIAQRDLEKIQSLSVDTWGVDYGFVGHDGNLLATPHSYRDTRVKKYEDDLHEISTPREMFNETGVQPSLINSNYQLFADMKLHPYLQDEISHIMFMPNLVEYFFSGKVSNEFTIASTSGLLDGKSRELSTETLDQLGLKKEWFGDISKGGKVLGNILPAIATEMHLDPDIQIINGIGHDTGAAVYSLPMKKDEAKNSAFISCGTWSIVGQQTDEPVITSDAYEAGLTNEGCIDGSNRLLKNITGLWIVQELQKEWSFKGEMVEFGEMVKEAEQANHIGSYINPNAACFSEPSDMEERIIEFLKQTNQTLPETRGELLLIVFESLALSYHQTIVELEKATNESIDTIYMFGGGTKNSLLVQLTANFCQTNVVIGPTEASVLGNVLSQYKTLGLIKNEDDRINILNNSFESKCVTPQNLNSINLDERTRDFENILHNYEVE